caggcaagcttggaagaatttggagtgcacaaaggttgggatggctgagtttgagctacagctcaacgttgacaactttacttgatggtgctcaaggcaagcgaggcgcttggcaaaggacgagaccatgcaaagtggaatgagttgctcagcgaccgaaagagttgtgcaaagctcacagaggtgaggggaattgctaactcgaagaattcggtactcatgcatgagcttgtatgcggacgatggaatgttcgtggccatcccaaggcggtcgagactcggcgccatggagcattgaaactttctcttcggcatgtgaaggatacgtccgtaggaggctgaagtgtgcaatgagttcagcatgttgctaggccttgaggggtgcagtgggggctgtattgacggggagtcgcaatctagcaagtgtgtttgcaggaggcagaacaatgcacagtttgttcagcagatcggagtagtccaaggggatggtggtctccgaaacgaagaaagatgttgctccaatgggacagttatccaggagggataagtcccggctctccagagggagaatcatgtgagacgaacttcacatgttgaggaggagtacctcacaaacaacaactccacgaagctcaatggaccgagcaagcagcgaggagttgtcgcatgatctcgctcgagagaatgcattggtggatgcattgcgagatcaagtgggggagcaacctaaagcaacttaaatgaaggcacacttggagtcgatgtagagatcggactcaagggagggctgacccgtggaatggtgggcacgagggccaccatcgactcaatgtgaaaacgaggagcggagcaacttgggtgtaacttggcgaagtacccaagccgcatgaagggagccagcagagaagttggaacatggagcagaagcacagtgctttccttagacagaggtcaaagacatgaactcttgtagaggcaagagtaggatcatgttgttccatgggtctttcattctgacggagcggactcatcttgcatggtgccaaagacgaagggagcttcggggcacatgcaccttatctcggaggaacatttgatgaaggaactaaggcgactcaatttgtggaggcgaagttgagttcagaaggccttagcacggggcaagaggacgcagaggcaggtactcttgaagaatatgccacagtgttgtcattcaaagtTGCTATAATGGAAgcgatgcgcagcggagattgtgttggtaggggcagaggcccaggatccagacaatggtgcacaaattacagtgaagtcggtggacttcgggagctactaggcgacggactgtcctagagcggtgcttcatctatgtgtgacccgagagtgggtggatgaaggtcaattgccaaaggagcgaacaaaatcgaaggtggaagagaccctgcgatgtattggcagaggccacacatggagggttcacaattcgagttcatcccacaaggatcagaatgcaacagagatgtcaccaggaggcgacatggtgcagcggatcgtggtggaacagttcgtggcaatgcgatacacacgacacagtcccgggagggactggatcatatggaggtatgatcaggagctactgggagctccacttcggtgaacaacacgacggcaagaagggctatggattcaaggagtgaaggccatggtaccgcagaggcgggtcttccgtgcgtgcatcgaattttgcatcggatgaaaaccttggtcatcagcatatgggggctgggttccaccaagggaaaagttcgaatgcaagtaccagtgagttccatgggaggaacttggtcatgcagaggtatgatcgaagcagctggagagttggactgctccagagctcatattcgcttaagggagcccggcaagttagaggacaaggccgagtaagcgaacgttgctaccaaggaagctaaggagaacagaatcggtgcaaaccctacaatgtgatggcagaggccatgcatgggagttgcaatctgtctttccatcgaccaaacagtttgcttggagaacacagaggtgttgaagcagggggtcgaaaggggcgaggaagcgacgacgagtccagagggacttagctacccaaaatcaagcaatcagttagaatgaaggtggactcggaggagtgtcacggaggcatatctactgattgtgaagaaaagggatgtagatgcgaggcgacggatagtagtgccatgggcatggcagcgccatggtaccgcagaggcgggacttccgtgaaagtcattgatcccttgctctcacggagggagagcgcttggtcgtgaaaggggccgaggaggtggagcatgcagaggcaatctccaagtaccgagacaaggctgaagggtagaggccaagaaacttcgtaaggccggtgtcaacaagtttctcatcaagatagccgtaagtgaaggacttcgggtcatgcaagagtgcacgaccaaggaacgaagcaggcagtacgcggtgctgtacctttgctactcagtggagtaggcggcagggttgatggagaagacggtacaatcccagaggcgacctcatctatcagagaattactccaagttggggtgataacttcccgcattccagaagttcgatggcattgagaaggtgaatcacagtagctaactcaacgcaaggagtgcaaacacttcaagtgcttcagaagtgtgagcaaagagcaggcgaaggccaataaccagctcgatgcatgaagtacaacctcgaggaggcgggcgaagtcaagtaacctttgccttctcaactcttaagagaatgggcgaaaccgagtaccccaattctcttatctatccagcagaggagctctgcacaagttcaatgacccttcgaagagaatggaagacaacagttgtcaaatcctcaccaacggtgatcagtgctactgagagtagattgtccgcttcatttcccaacgaaatgccaattgaaagcggaagtgatgcgaacctacttggatgtgacaactaactgaaagaagagtcaatgagcagattttgtggaggaaggacccaaaacttcagaagtttgcgaggcgatgctcgttaaagctccaacaagcatccacccagttcaagcagcatgtggaaattttgagagactggcgcagtaaggatggtcttttccttcatttggtggatccgcaggaatcaacgaggatcaacacaactcagccaaccccacaccagagtcagagtcattggcgagttgaagcagcatggcggatcaaaggttcgactactcaaaaacagcagcggagagcagctgggagccaggaggcgcattgcagctggagcagaagattgaagactcagcaaaggcgaagagttgcagtgttcacaaaggcttcgacgaggacgtcgaagggataagtgagggagaatgtcacggacaaacttcgaaacagggtgtttgatgtaatgcttatgtatgtccgtgtcttttggcatgttcatgccttgtacagaatgtaaaggggcggccgaaggcttaatagtcccattttagttgggttggtggcctctttaggcttgtaaataaaggttgtgtcatgtagacacgtgcgagagcctttcggtctgtaatggaccattttaccctttgttgtgccactgttcagagcttgtaaagtctgtttgtaatttgcattgtctatgaagtgtttttcggagatgtttgcttgtggatcccgattgaggcgttctctctagcccgttctctcttttgttggtcctaaggaacAATGGGAGTctgcggggaggctgacctttgcggacggacacgcaagggtgccgcacgacttaggcaaaaccagctaagtccgtgtcagctcggaataccgtaccgtaccggtaccgagcctaggtcgaaataccggtacggtatggtattgcgaaccttgctctgAAGACCTACATAGTTAGAAGAGGTAAACTGATTAGTGTTAGTGATGCAAGGAGAGGTAACGGAAttcctaaaaagactttaataaaaactataaataaatatttaaatattcaacTTAACTAGACATATGACCTTTCGTAGATTTcaatattgataaaaatatccaTGTAGCCGGCCTAAAGAGTAGGGGCTTAGAACTTTATTGTTGTTTTTATTATTGTATGGCACTAGCATAACACCCAAAATATAAACAATGAAAAAGAATTTCCCAACTTCAAGATTGCCAGAAGAGTGGCAGTCGTTTCCAATTTTCAACATATTTCCTATTCAACATCATATCCAATACACTTTTAGTATAATCCGGTCGATCTACTGCCCGTAGTTCAAACtttaaacaggaaggatttactaTGAAACAGAGAATTGAAGGCTGCTGATAGTACCAACTGGTAGGAAGGGAAGTAAGTAACAGAAAGTAATTTGTTGCAAAATCATGTTCTCGTAATTTAATTCCTTGAATCCAGGGAGAAATGTAGGTTAACTGTGGAGCAAGATAATAAAGAAACTCAAGAATAACACTTCTGTAAACTGTAACTTTCCAAACTTCTAACTACAGTCAATGATGGAatcaaggatcaaaatattcataacTAAAGCTAATTGAATAGCTTTTAGAATTTAGAAATTCGTAATATGTTTTATTCTGGGTCCACAAGTGTGATTGTCATCCTCGACAGAAAATAAAGATCTCAGGTAACTGATCTCAGACTCTCCTTGACAGAAAATAAAGATTGCCATCAGGCAAATGATCTCAGACTCTCTTTGACCACTCATTCTCTGCATTGTGGCATATTTCAGAAACCATAATCTCTTAAATCTGACAGATCTTTTAGCAATCTAAACATCCCAAGGATTTCTCACCTCCAAGGGTTTTCACATATGATAATCCAATTCCTTAACTTAATAGGTTTGTCAGTGTTATCTATGTTTGAGTCAATTCCATCTCTTTCAGTAGAAGAGTATGCCTAGCGCATGACACTCTTGCCAATGTAAGGCCTGCAGAGGGTCAACATATGCAGCATTACCCCCACAAAAGACACTTGATTTGACTAATTAAAGCAAATGCAAATTATCAATCCATTATCCTAATTCAACCATCATTTTTTTCATATATCATTTCATTATACAGAACCTCCACATATAGCACCAGTAAACCAGTTAAAGGTATTCAAGTAGGCAACAACTTTGACACTATATTCCAATGTCGGCAGTAGCAGATAATTTATCAGCATCACTGCAATAGTTTAAACCAAATATCATGTTTAGAGGGTATCACGGAGTAAAATTTGTTATAGGAATAGCACTAACCTTACTAAAACAGTGTATCTACCATTATAGCATGAACAGGTATATTCATGTTATGAAATAAGATTGCAACATCCTAGCACATGCTCTTAACAGATACTTATGCAAAGCTTAGATCCCTCTTAGTGCAAATGAACTACAAATCATGAACCCctttttgttttataaaatttcctttttttttttcctctctgcACTCTTCATGATGCAGTTGGCTTTTCATGGCCTTTTTTCCCCTCAACACATTAATTACTCTTGGTGTATGGTGTTCTAAAAAAGTCCCTATTTTCCAATCTATTTGAGATAAATGGCTTTGAAATCCTTGGCTTTCCAGGAAGAATGAATCTCTCACCATAGATCTTGCTCCAGGGTTCTATTTTCACTTTGCAATATTTAATGGTTGAAAGCACATCAATTTTAATCGAGGTTAATCACATTTTACAATTAAGTCTTGAGCATTGCTCTGTCCAAAAGCATGATGTACACCAATGCAAATTCAGAGAAATATTAATTTGCATGATGTTAACTCATCAGACTTCTTGGCTCTAAGAATGAGCACACCAAAAACGCAACCGTTATTTGGAGCATAAGTATCTATGGTTTCAGAGATAGTCAGCGGAACCAATTATCACAACAAAAATGGAGTACCTGGAAATGTGAGCTGTTTAAACAGCGTCCAATCTGTCGGAACAAGGGCACCATGCACCTCTGAAACTCTGCCACCTGCGTCAACTCCAACACCTCCTCGAGTTCACCAAGAAACATGACCTCTTTCGAGCTATTTGTTATTGGCCAGTACTTCAACAATCCTCTGATCACCGTATCTGCCAGCTTATAGTCCTTCTCCACAAACTGTGTGATACAGTATGACAGCTGCTGGTGGTATAGAACGACGCACTTGGGCTTATGAAGCGGTATCAGAACACGAACCAGGAACAGCTTGTGCTCTTCCTTCAGCGGCAAAGCAAACCCGTTTATGATGCTCCCTAAGATCTCCAGCAGCTCGGCAATCCCATTGTGCTTCTCGGACTCAAAGATGAACTGGTAGAAGATGTTGTTGATGACCTTCCTGATAAAGGGTCGGTGTACCATGAATTTGCCATACACCCTGTGGAGTATGGTCTTGAGATACTCCCTCTCCCTCTGGTCCTCGGAGTCGAACAGGTCGAGCAGCTGCAGCACGAAGGAGTGATCGATGTAGCGCTTGGCGAGCTTCGCGTGGGTGTCCGGCGACGTCACGAAGCGCAGCAGGAACTCGTAGACGACCTGAAGGTGGGGCCAGGCGGGCTCCATCGCGGGCTCCTCCTCCTCGCCGTCGAACCCGTCGGGGCTGCGGTGGCGCTGCACGTTAGACGACGGTAAGGCGCGAAACAGGTTGGTGGCCAACATCCGCGTGGCCTCCTGCATGGCGGCCTCGCTGAACTTGGCGCCGCCGGAGACGACGTAGTCCACGAGCTCCAGCAGCGTCTGCCGCTTCACTTCCTTCTCCCTGAGGTTCCGGCCGGGGTCGCCGAAGTCGAGGACGACGCAGCACATGGCCAGCTTCTTGAGGAAGAGGCCGGGCTTCTCGGAGCTCGGGACGTCGCGGAAGCTGGGGAGCGGCTCGTAGGCGAGGAGGGAGAGGGCGAAGGAGTCGGCGTCGGCGGCGTGGCCGTTGCCGACCGCGTCGGCGGGTTGCGATCCGGGAAATTTCTTGGCAGGATTCGAGGATGCTCTCGCGGACGACGAGGTGAGGGAGgggtcggcggcggcggcggaggatttGGAGGAGGGTTTGCGGGGCAGCTTGTTGAGGATCTGCTTGATcatattatcctttcttgtaaaaaTTCCGGCCCCAAGAAACCgaaagaaagcaagaaaggagGAAGACAAAACCCTAATAAAGAAAATGAAATCGGTGGGTGGAGGGGAGAGGAAATGGAGGTGATATAGGAGGAGTTGGGGCGGAGGAGAAGTATTGCAGTTGCTACTTCCCAATTCAAAACACACTTGGCTGGTAGTCCGTCTTCTTTTCTAGTCGTGCAGACAGGGTTGTTTAGGCAACTAATAATAGCAGTTGGTGGCAGAGAAACGGAAGCAGGCGGGCAGACCAGTGCTTTTGTCAAGTAAatggagcgagcgagcgagacagagagagagagagagcgagggtCTGGGGAGCAGGGACAAGGGGCGGCTGAGGCGGAGTACGGGAAGGGGGGTTGACACGTGCGGACGGGGGCGAGGGATGCAAACCAAAGCATGCGAGGGAGAAGAAGACAACCACCCCGTTCTCCGGTTCGGTTGCACGTGCGAAGTAGCTGAGGAGGAAACTTATGGGCCGGACTTGAGGTGAAAAGGACGTTTAGTGTTGTGGATCAGTTATTAGTACAGTTAAATTGTGATAATTCTGTTTAATATCATATATTTCCATTGGGTTTGTTCGTAAGAAACGATTCCGTCACACTTAATTTGAATATAAATCTATCGATTAAACTAGATGACACCTTCACATAATTATaaaactaaaaattttgaattagttaagattaagattgaatatataaaatgtaaatttaatatattttaatatttaaacgtTTTAAAAATCTTAAACGATGAAAATATTAATGaagattttatttataaaataaaaattaagtgaTTAAAAGTAAacctatttatttttaaaaattataaaataattattagaccGTCGGTATTTTATGAATTCAATTATTGGACGATtaagaaatattataaataaaaaatttacatcaccaaaataaaaaaatattaaggtgAATGCATAAAGTTATTAAAAAacatattttcattgataaacAATTAAGTTTAACTCCAATTGAGGATATAATAAGTAAGAATTATTCAAAATAATAAGAACATATACTAAAGAGACATAAAAAGAGAAATCTAAGAAGACTTCACTTAAAAATGTAAATAAAAGATTGAGTTCACTTAACGTAATCAAAGATATTACTTGTACAAGACTCaacgataatatatatatatatatatatagttgatcCCAAATAATTGGGTAGGAATTAGAACTTATTACTATTGTTGTTGCAGTATAGCTGGCGTATCATCAGTGATACTCCTGGCAGTGAAAATTACTGTGTGCTCAGAAGAAAATTTTCTGAACCAGAACTGAATTagtgaaaatattatattattaagttCTTGCCGCAACAGGACTTGATGCATCAATATATTTACTCAAATTAATTGCTTAATCTGTGGCAAGAATGAAGTGTGTAACAATCCAAATCCCATCTGGCAGCCAGCTGAATTGAGAAGGGGAGTAGCAGCAGTCTCATTGCCAGGGCCGTGGCAAGATCATCCACTTTGTGCTCTTCCCGAGTCTTAAAACTAGACTATGGTGTCTCACAGCCTCCTGCCAAAGAGAAGATGAAAACAACAGCAATGAAAAATGTGTGTAAATGGAATTAGAGGGTAGGCTTTAGGGTTTAAGGAAAGACGGGACAACTTTCTTCCTTCTCATGTGATTGATATGAATTCAGAACATCTCCTTAATGCTCTGAGCAAAAGCGAAAGAAAGATGAAAAGATTCCTACTACATACAGTATAGCATCTTCAGATTTAGTGATCCATGTTTAGGCTTATTCAAGTGCAAACAGTCTGACCAG
This genomic stretch from Musa acuminata AAA Group cultivar baxijiao chromosome BXJ3-9, Cavendish_Baxijiao_AAA, whole genome shotgun sequence harbors:
- the LOC135650071 gene encoding serine/threonine protein phosphatase 2A 59 kDa regulatory subunit B' gamma isoform-like isoform X1: MIKQILNKLPRKPSSKSSAAAADPSLTSSSARASSNPAKKFPGSQPADAVGNGHAADADSFALSLLAYEPLPSFRDVPSSEKPGLFLKKLAMCCVVLDFGDPGRNLREKEVKRQTLLELVDYVVSGGAKFSEAAMQEATRMLATNLFRALPSSNVQRHRSPDGFDGEEEEPAMEPAWPHLQVVYEFLLRFVTSPDTHAKLAKRYIDHSFVLQLLDLFDSEDQREREYLKTILHRVYGKFMVHRPFIRKVINNIFYQFIFESEKHNGIAELLEILGSIINGFALPLKEEHKLFLVRVLIPLHKPKCVVLYHQQLSYCITQFVEKDYKLADTVIRGLLKYWPITNSSKEVMFLGELEEVLELTQVAEFQRCMVPLFRQIGRCLNSSHFQVAERALFLWNNDHIRNLIIQNRKVVLPIIFPSLERNNRSHWNQAVQSLTLNVRKLLLDADQELFNECLLKFEQDDTKEKAAQEKRELTWKRLEEVAATRAISNEAVLVSRIVSSLRIAAPSPLATASAVSPVTGN
- the LOC135650071 gene encoding serine/threonine protein phosphatase 2A 59 kDa regulatory subunit B' gamma isoform-like isoform X2, with translation MIKQILNKLPRKPSSKSSAAAADPSLTSSSARASSNPAKKFPGSQPADAVGNGHAADADSFALSLLAYEPLPSFRDVPSSEKPGLFLKKLAMCCVVLDFGDPGRNLREKEVKRQTLLELVDYVVSGGAKFSEAAMQEATRMLATNLFRALPSSNVQRHRSPDGFDGEEEEPAMEPAWPHLQVVYEFLLRFVTSPDTHAKLAKRYIDHSFVLQLLDLFDSEDQREREYLKTILHRVYGKFMVHRPFIRKVINNIFYQFIFESEKHNGIAELLEILGSIINGFALPLKEEHKLFLVRVLIPLHKPKCVVLYHQQLSYCITQFVEKDYKLADTVIRGLLKYWPITNSSKEVMFLGELEEVLELTQVAEFQRCMVPLFRQIGRCLNSSHFQVFRARFAIPYRTGIST